Proteins encoded by one window of Thermanaerothrix sp.:
- a CDS encoding GerMN domain-containing protein — MWREDSQRDQDRYGRDRYRGRDAEEGGEKRKAPLPFRLIAWASLVAIFFGVGYGVTSIAFKYLDSGGRNVRGTVTSPEEVSVEGVSEDLASESDSYRVYLPSGTSLEVKDFKASGVVTDEDAMKGVVEFFMAELASSGWTKGSVQVLHLFRSGDWLYLDLSGTFLEGLKGLGKERAQLVMTGLVKTMSENFSPVRKVKVYVDGQEVSDKSVLDLSKPWALKP, encoded by the coding sequence ATGTGGAGGGAAGACAGCCAAAGGGATCAGGATCGCTATGGAAGGGACAGGTACAGGGGCAGGGATGCGGAGGAGGGCGGTGAGAAGCGTAAGGCCCCGCTGCCCTTCAGGCTCATAGCCTGGGCCTCCCTGGTGGCCATATTCTTCGGGGTGGGTTACGGCGTCACGTCCATTGCCTTCAAGTACCTGGATTCCGGGGGCAGGAACGTGAGGGGCACCGTAACGTCGCCGGAGGAGGTGTCGGTGGAGGGGGTTTCGGAGGACCTGGCGTCGGAGTCGGACAGCTACCGGGTTTACCTTCCGTCCGGCACGTCCCTGGAGGTCAAGGATTTCAAGGCCTCCGGTGTGGTCACCGATGAGGATGCCATGAAGGGGGTTGTGGAGTTCTTCATGGCGGAGCTTGCCAGCTCCGGTTGGACCAAGGGCTCGGTTCAGGTGCTGCATCTTTTCAGGAGCGGTGATTGGCTTTACCTTGACCTGAGCGGCACCTTCCTTGAGGGGCTCAAGGGGCTTGGCAAGGAAAGGGCGCAGCTGGTCATGACCGGCTTGGTGAAGACCATGTCGGAGAACTTCTCCCCCGTAAGGAAGGTCAAGGTTTACGTGGATGGGCAGGAGGTGTCGGACAAGTCCGTGTTGGATCTGTCCAAGCCTTGGGCCCTTAAGCCCTAG
- the rph gene encoding ribonuclease PH — protein MDRIDGRGLGDLRPVEIDRGCNRYAEGSALIRWGNTHVLCTASVEEKVPQFLRGSGQGWVSAEYAMLPRSTHQRTQREISRGRPNARGQEIQRLIGRSLRASVDLNLLGERTIWIDCDVLQADGGTRTAAITASFVALVDACRWLQDRELVKALPVVHQVAAVSVGLVGDEVLVDLCYEEDSTAQVDCNVVMAEDGRFVELQATGEDSLFSRGSFDRMLLAAEEGIRRLHRLQLEVLGVGSFEELLEG, from the coding sequence TTGGACAGGATAGACGGAAGGGGCCTTGGGGATTTAAGGCCCGTGGAGATAGACCGGGGCTGCAACCGCTATGCGGAGGGGTCTGCCCTCATAAGGTGGGGGAACACCCACGTGCTGTGCACCGCCTCGGTGGAGGAGAAGGTGCCCCAGTTCCTAAGGGGGAGCGGGCAGGGGTGGGTGAGCGCCGAGTACGCCATGCTTCCCCGTTCCACCCACCAGCGCACCCAGCGGGAGATAAGCCGGGGGCGTCCTAACGCACGGGGGCAGGAGATACAGCGTCTCATAGGTAGGTCCTTGAGGGCCTCGGTGGATCTCAATTTACTTGGGGAGAGGACCATATGGATAGACTGCGACGTGCTGCAGGCCGACGGTGGTACCAGGACCGCGGCCATAACCGCGTCGTTCGTGGCGCTGGTGGACGCGTGCCGGTGGCTGCAGGATCGGGAGTTGGTGAAGGCCTTGCCGGTGGTGCACCAGGTGGCGGCGGTGAGCGTGGGCCTCGTGGGGGATGAGGTGCTTGTGGACCTTTGCTACGAGGAGGACTCCACCGCCCAGGTGGACTGCAACGTGGTGATGGCGGAGGACGGGCGTTTCGTGGAGCTCCAGGCCACCGGGGAGGATTCCCTTTTCTCCCGTGGGTCCTTTGATCGGATGCTTTTGGCTGCCGAGGAGGGCATAAGGCGTCTTCACCGGCTTCAGCTGGAGGTTTTGGGGGTGGGGAGTTTTGAAGAGCTCTTGGAGGGTTGA
- a CDS encoding non-canonical purine NTP pyrophosphatase, with protein sequence MKSSWRVEVLLATGNHGKVREWEGLLGGRGISVRLPNTKVDVEEDGASYFENALKKARSYVGLSGGLPVLAEDSGLEVRALDMGPGIFSARVGASDGERIRWLLERLEGQADRWARFVCVAVLLMPDGRVFSFRGELEGVIAEAPAGDWGFGYDPVFRPKGLDVTLAQAGGLKDRISHRAKAAAKLALFAPIVIESLVGPSDGR encoded by the coding sequence TTGAAGAGCTCTTGGAGGGTTGAGGTGCTCTTGGCCACCGGGAACCACGGCAAGGTGAGGGAGTGGGAGGGCCTTTTGGGGGGGCGTGGTATCTCAGTCAGGCTGCCCAATACGAAGGTGGATGTGGAGGAGGACGGGGCCAGCTATTTTGAGAACGCCCTCAAGAAGGCCAGGTCTTACGTGGGGCTCTCCGGGGGGCTTCCGGTGCTGGCGGAGGACTCCGGTTTGGAGGTGCGGGCCTTGGACATGGGGCCCGGGATATTCTCTGCCCGGGTGGGGGCTTCCGATGGGGAGCGGATACGGTGGCTTCTTGAGCGTCTTGAGGGGCAGGCGGACCGGTGGGCCCGGTTCGTTTGCGTGGCGGTGCTGCTCATGCCGGACGGCAGGGTGTTCTCCTTCCGGGGCGAGCTGGAGGGGGTAATAGCGGAGGCCCCGGCGGGGGACTGGGGATTCGGGTACGATCCGGTGTTCCGGCCCAAGGGGTTGGACGTCACGCTGGCCCAGGCGGGGGGCCTTAAGGACCGCATATCCCACCGGGCCAAGGCGGCGGCAAAGCTGGCCCTGTTTGCCCCTATTGTGATAGAATCCTTAGTTGGACCGTCCGATGGACGGTAG
- the secG gene encoding preprotein translocase subunit SecG, which yields MKVLLALLQLVVCVALGGSILMQHRKSGGFSGMFGGATQQDNSGAWQRMSGLTKISAVLMGLFMLLSLVLVAIS from the coding sequence TTGAAGGTCCTATTGGCTTTGTTGCAGTTGGTGGTGTGTGTGGCCCTTGGGGGCTCCATATTGATGCAGCATCGAAAGAGCGGTGGTTTCTCCGGCATGTTTGGAGGGGCTACCCAGCAGGACAATTCCGGGGCTTGGCAGCGGATGAGCGGCCTTACCAAGATATCGGCGGTCCTGATGGGTCTTTTCATGCTGTTGTCGTTGGTTTTGGTGGCCATATCGTAG
- a CDS encoding nicotinate phosphoribosyltransferase: MSSGVDRMEDVFRFEVEGDRLFSADHHEIVGGWTSDVYFVKTRDVLRSLGRLDVEVCAEVFAREGGVFCGVEEVRRLFLKAGARVSVEALEEGEEFYPREVVMRIRGPYGEFGLYETTLLGMLSSASGWATAARRCVEAAGGLPVLCFGARHVHPSCAPVMERSALIGGCSDVSCILGAKLGGREPRGTIPHAAVLIAGDTVKVALAYDKVLPEQEKRSILVDTFRDEAEEALSVAEALKERLFAVRLDTPGERGGVTPDLVREVRCRLSMAGYGHVGVFVSGGLNPERIRVLAEAGASGFGVGSYIAHGTPRDMTMDIKEVDGVSVAKRGRIPGVTPNPRLKRVI; this comes from the coding sequence TTGTCTTCCGGGGTTGACCGGATGGAGGATGTTTTTAGGTTCGAGGTTGAGGGGGACCGGCTTTTCTCCGCCGACCACCATGAGATAGTAGGGGGTTGGACGTCGGACGTCTACTTCGTGAAGACCCGGGACGTGCTGCGGAGCCTTGGCAGGCTGGATGTGGAGGTCTGCGCGGAGGTTTTCGCCCGGGAGGGCGGGGTTTTCTGCGGGGTGGAGGAGGTTCGCCGCCTGTTCCTCAAGGCAGGTGCTAGGGTTTCCGTGGAGGCCCTTGAGGAGGGGGAGGAGTTCTATCCCCGGGAGGTGGTGATGAGGATCCGGGGCCCCTACGGGGAGTTTGGGCTTTACGAGACCACCCTTCTTGGGATGTTGTCCAGCGCAAGCGGCTGGGCCACCGCCGCCCGGCGTTGTGTGGAGGCGGCGGGTGGGCTGCCGGTGCTGTGTTTTGGGGCGAGGCATGTGCACCCCTCATGCGCCCCGGTGATGGAGAGGTCCGCCTTGATAGGGGGCTGTTCCGACGTCAGCTGCATACTTGGGGCCAAGCTGGGCGGCAGGGAGCCCCGGGGTACGATCCCCCACGCGGCCGTGCTGATAGCCGGCGACACCGTGAAGGTGGCTTTGGCGTACGATAAGGTGCTTCCGGAGCAGGAGAAGCGCTCCATCCTGGTTGACACCTTCCGGGACGAGGCGGAGGAGGCCCTTTCGGTGGCGGAGGCCTTGAAAGAAAGGCTTTTCGCTGTTAGACTTGATACTCCCGGGGAGCGAGGGGGAGTTACCCCTGACCTGGTGCGGGAGGTACGTTGCCGGCTTTCCATGGCCGGCTATGGTCATGTAGGGGTATTCGTGTCCGGTGGGTTGAACCCGGAGCGGATAAGGGTGTTGGCGGAGGCTGGGGCCTCCGGTTTTGGCGTGGGCAGTTACATAGCCCACGGCACGCCCCGGGACATGACCATGGACATAAAGGAGGTTGATGGGGTCAGCGTGGCCAAGAGGGGCCGGATCCCCGGTGTGACTCCTAATCCCAGGCTTAAGCGCGTGATCTAG
- the rplM gene encoding 50S ribosomal protein L13 codes for MIGTRSFMAKKEAVERKWYVVDATDKHLGRLASRIALVLSGKHRPTYTPHVDTGDFVVVINAEKVGLTGKKREQSMVHRFSGYSGGLKSVSYGKILDQNPEKLIERVVKGMLPKNRLGRAMFKKLKVYAGPTHPHGAQKPETLEL; via the coding sequence ATGATCGGTACCAGATCGTTCATGGCTAAGAAGGAAGCCGTGGAGCGCAAGTGGTATGTGGTGGACGCCACGGACAAGCATCTGGGTCGTCTTGCGTCCCGGATAGCGTTGGTTCTGTCCGGCAAGCACAGGCCCACCTACACCCCCCATGTGGACACGGGGGATTTCGTGGTGGTCATAAACGCGGAGAAGGTGGGGCTTACGGGCAAGAAGCGTGAGCAGTCCATGGTTCACCGGTTCAGCGGTTACTCCGGCGGTCTTAAGTCCGTGTCTTACGGCAAGATACTGGACCAGAACCCGGAGAAGCTCATCGAGCGGGTAGTCAAGGGGATGCTTCCCAAGAACCGTCTCGGCAGGGCCATGTTCAAGAAGCTTAAGGTCTACGCGGGTCCCACCCATCCCCACGGGGCCCAGAAGCCTGAGACCTTGGAACTTTAA
- the rpsI gene encoding 30S ribosomal protein S9 — MYFWGTGRRKNAVARVRIRPGQGLIKVNNREIGDYLPRFTWQIHALEALKVAGVEGKVDVLVRAHGGGLTGQAGAIRLGIARAILKMNPQARPALKKAGLLTRDPRMVERKKFGQAGARARFQYSKR, encoded by the coding sequence ATGTACTTCTGGGGCACCGGCAGGCGTAAGAACGCGGTGGCCCGCGTTAGGATCCGTCCCGGCCAGGGTTTGATCAAGGTCAACAACCGCGAGATCGGGGACTACCTGCCCCGGTTCACCTGGCAGATCCACGCCCTTGAGGCGTTGAAGGTGGCCGGTGTGGAGGGCAAGGTGGACGTTCTGGTGAGGGCCCACGGCGGCGGCCTTACCGGTCAGGCGGGGGCCATCCGGCTTGGCATAGCCAGGGCCATATTGAAGATGAACCCCCAGGCCCGTCCGGCGTTGAAGAAGGCAGGCCTTCTCACCAGGGATCCCAGGATGGTGGAGAGGAAGAAGTTCGGTCAGGCTGGAGCCCGCGCCCGGTTCCAGTACTCCAAGCGTTAA
- a CDS encoding TetR/AcrR family transcriptional regulator, producing the protein MVSDARDSILDSARRIFALRGYEGASVDAIVRSANVSKGAFYWHFQGKFDLFQRVMEDEVVRIVSYLGEGVSDGEELLSVSIRKGEGFLRMLWEQRESLSLWFELRLLAHREVEGMRDLAGTLKNRMLHEMRSVLGEIGKVPDGLEEVLCVFFDGIMFNLMVWLDVDQAAALWRRGCEVILGGAAR; encoded by the coding sequence TTGGTTTCCGATGCCAGGGATTCCATATTAGACAGCGCAAGGCGCATATTTGCCCTTAGGGGTTACGAAGGGGCCAGCGTGGACGCCATAGTGAGGTCCGCCAACGTGAGCAAGGGTGCCTTCTACTGGCACTTTCAAGGCAAGTTCGACCTCTTCCAGCGGGTCATGGAGGACGAGGTGGTGAGGATAGTCTCCTACCTTGGGGAGGGGGTGTCCGACGGGGAGGAGCTGTTGTCCGTGTCCATCCGGAAGGGCGAGGGGTTCCTCAGGATGCTTTGGGAGCAGAGGGAGTCCTTGTCCCTGTGGTTTGAGCTTCGCCTTCTGGCCCACCGGGAGGTTGAGGGCATGAGGGATCTCGCGGGGACATTGAAGAACAGGATGCTCCACGAGATGCGTTCCGTCCTGGGGGAGATCGGCAAGGTCCCCGATGGGTTGGAGGAGGTGCTCTGCGTCTTCTTCGACGGCATCATGTTCAACCTCATGGTGTGGCTGGACGTGGACCAGGCGGCGGCCCTTTGGAGGCGGGGCTGTGAGGTCATACTGGGGGGGGCGGCAAGGTGA